GGCGCGGAAGTCGGGCGTGGCCGTGCTGGATGCGCTGGTGCGCCATCAGGATATGGGTAGGGGGTTTACCCAGTCACAGACTGCCAAATCCGCTGCGGAGCGGCGCCGGTCGTTGGTAGGTGCGTACGAAGCGCGCGCAGGCATGGCGGTGGCAGGGCGGCGTATTCTGCTGGTGGATGATGTCGTCACAACGGGGGCCACGATGGAGTGCTGCGCACGGGCCTTGCTCGCTGCGGGTGCCGCGGATGTGATTTGTGCGGCCATTTCTGTGGTAGAGCGCGGGCGGGCATGAGCACCGGCGGCTTTCGTGAATGGACAGTAGTGACTTTGCCTGCAGGAAACTTTACCCCCGGATAGACAAGCTCTATAATAGGGGCTACGGGGGGTGATAAGCTGTGGCAATCGCGAACTGCAAGAGATGCGGGAAGATTTACAACCGGGTTCGTAGAGACATTTGTCCGCAGTGTATTGCAGAAGAGGATGAAGCTTTTCATCTGGTCAGAACGTACCTCCGTGAAAATCGCGATGCCACGATTGAGGATGTCGTCGAGGAAACCGGTGTTCCGATGGAGCTCATCATCTCCATGATTCAGGATGGTCGTTTGATTTTGCGCGACAATCCGAACATCTTTTACGCCTGCGAACACTGTGGACAGCCGACGCAGTCTGGACGGTTTTGCGCGGCGTGCTCGCGGGAGTTGTCTACGGCGCTGCAAAAGGCGGGAGAAGGACTGCGGCAGAGGATGGGCGGTGACAAGACGTCTCGCGGTTATTTTTCCAGGTCGTGATGAGCGGGTTGTTCGAGCGCTGGTCGAACGGGCTGGCGTATTTTTTATATGGACATGGTTCAAAACATTCTGTAAAATATTTTAAAGCCGCTGCGCTGCGTGTATACTAGGGGGTACATCCGTTGAGGGAGTGATACCATGCATATCCAGGTACGCGGGGACCATATGGGAATCACAGACGCGTTGAATGACTACGCCGAGAAAAAGTTGAGCCGCTTGGAACGGTACTTCGACGCCTCAACCGAACGTCAGGTTTCTGTCACGATGTCCGTGGAACGGGGGATGCACCGCGTGGAAGTGATGCTGCAGGTTCACGGCATCCTGTTCCGCGCTGAAGAACAGTCGAATGATATGTACGCTTCCATTGACCTTGTCGCCGACAAGCTTGAAGAGCAGATTCACCGGCACAAGGAGAAATTGAATCAACGGTTTCGCGACCAAGGCTTGCGGACGCGCATCAAGATGTCCGTTCAAAACGGTGGACGTCGCACCCTTCGTGAGGCGGAACCGCAAGTCGTGCGCGTGAAACGGTTTCCAATGAAACCCATGGACGTGGAAGAAGCCATGATGCAAATGAATTTGCTTGCTCATGACTTTTTTGTTTTTATCAACGCGGAATCCGACGATGTAAACGTTTTATATAGAAGAAAGGACGGCAACTACGGTTTGATTGAACCGCACGCCTGAGGTTTGTCAAACCGAGGTGAAGGGGTCGGGGTTGTTTCCGGGAGATTCAGGCTTCCGGGGGCGGC
Above is a genomic segment from Alicyclobacillus cycloheptanicus containing:
- a CDS encoding TIGR03826 family flagellar region protein, whose product is MAIANCKRCGKIYNRVRRDICPQCIAEEDEAFHLVRTYLRENRDATIEDVVEETGVPMELIISMIQDGRLILRDNPNIFYACEHCGQPTQSGRFCAACSRELSTALQKAGEGLRQRMGGDKTSRGYFSRS
- the hpf gene encoding ribosome hibernation-promoting factor, HPF/YfiA family, with amino-acid sequence MHIQVRGDHMGITDALNDYAEKKLSRLERYFDASTERQVSVTMSVERGMHRVEVMLQVHGILFRAEEQSNDMYASIDLVADKLEEQIHRHKEKLNQRFRDQGLRTRIKMSVQNGGRRTLREAEPQVVRVKRFPMKPMDVEEAMMQMNLLAHDFFVFINAESDDVNVLYRRKDGNYGLIEPHA